The proteins below are encoded in one region of Planctopirus limnophila DSM 3776:
- a CDS encoding ParA family protein: MRRIAVMNQKGGVGKTTTSVNLAAGLARAGQKVLLIDLDPQGHASIHLGVEAYGQVPTIYQVFTGRKKLTEVQQLACENLWLAPANLDLAAAELELVDAQNREVILRDAILACEDQGAFDYIVMDCPPSLTVLTINALTAATEVFIPLQPHFFALQGLSKLFETTALVKRRLNRQLKVAGIVLCLYETGTRLAADITDDLTRFLEESDPQSPWAQARIFSSRIRRNIKLAEAPSFGQSIFDYAPKCTGAEDYLGLANEVLATANQATRPHAA, from the coding sequence ATGCGCCGGATTGCAGTCATGAATCAGAAAGGTGGCGTCGGCAAGACGACCACAAGTGTCAACCTGGCTGCGGGCCTGGCTCGTGCCGGGCAGAAGGTTCTCCTGATCGATCTCGATCCGCAAGGCCATGCTTCGATTCATCTGGGTGTCGAAGCCTATGGCCAGGTTCCCACGATCTATCAGGTCTTTACTGGCCGTAAAAAGCTGACTGAAGTTCAGCAACTTGCTTGTGAAAATCTTTGGCTGGCCCCCGCGAATCTCGATCTTGCAGCGGCTGAACTGGAGCTTGTCGACGCACAGAATCGCGAAGTCATCCTGCGAGACGCCATCCTTGCCTGTGAAGATCAGGGGGCGTTTGACTACATCGTGATGGATTGTCCTCCTTCACTGACAGTTCTTACGATCAATGCGCTCACGGCAGCGACCGAGGTTTTTATTCCTCTCCAGCCTCACTTCTTTGCCTTGCAGGGGCTTTCGAAGCTGTTTGAAACGACGGCTCTGGTGAAACGCCGTTTGAATCGGCAGCTCAAAGTCGCCGGGATTGTGCTTTGCCTGTATGAGACAGGAACTCGACTCGCGGCAGATATCACCGATGACCTGACTCGCTTTCTCGAAGAGAGTGATCCACAGTCTCCCTGGGCACAGGCCAGAATCTTCTCGTCTCGCATTCGTCGAAACATTAAACTGGCGGAAGCACCGAGCTTTGGACAATCCATTTTTGATTACGCCCCCAAATGTACGGGAGCTGAAGATTACCTGGGATTGGCCAACGAAGTGTTAGCCACTGCCAATCAGGCAACTCGCCCGCATGCTGCCTGA
- a CDS encoding FdhF/YdeP family oxidoreductase, with protein sequence MRKITTGGGWPAVLYTLRKAREMGGFWKMWQAMRSKNACKTCALGMGGQKGGMVNEAGSFPEVCKKSLQAMASDLQAGIRSEFWQKYSIGQLKSLSPRELEYCGRLVEPVIHEAGKSHYRPISWEDAFARIAERLKSVQPDETFWYFSGRSSNEAGFLLQLFARIYGTNNINNCSFYCHQASGVGLTSVLGTGTATLTLEDVEHADCIFLIGGNPASNHPRLMSTLKHIRRRGGEVIVINPVIETGLVNFSVPSDPWSLLFGTKIASLYVQPQIGGDLALLTGIAKRILELGQHDPAFLTTACDGWSEWKQHLESTHWSEICEKSGVGIDEINAIARRYAKSKNTVFAWTMGITHHAHGVENVEAIANLALMRGMVGRPHAGLMPIRGHSNIQGMGTVGVTPKLKDVIFERLQSTFQISLPQTPGRDTMACMDGSLNRELKFGFCLGGNLFGSNPDAAYAAKALSKLDQIVYLSTTLNTGHAHGLAQETILLPVLARDEEPEPTTQESMFNYMRLSDGGLPRHTGPLSEIHVIAEIAQRVLQRSGPIDWQEMKSAQKIRESLAKVVPGLEALATIGETKQEFQIPGRTFHTPTFPTPSGRAQIKSHELPSLMGAPGEFRLMTIRSEGQFNTVVYEDYDLYRNIDRRDVILMHPEDLQLAGLFDDQRVVVKSAAGEMVGIRTRAFKNIRPGNVMMYYPEANILVPRSLDPRSKTPAFKAIPVTVKAL encoded by the coding sequence ATGCGAAAAATCACCACGGGAGGCGGCTGGCCCGCAGTCCTCTACACTCTTCGCAAAGCCCGGGAGATGGGTGGCTTCTGGAAGATGTGGCAGGCGATGAGGTCCAAAAATGCCTGCAAGACCTGCGCTCTGGGCATGGGCGGCCAGAAAGGGGGCATGGTTAACGAAGCCGGTTCGTTTCCGGAAGTCTGCAAAAAATCACTTCAGGCGATGGCCTCGGACCTTCAAGCCGGCATTCGTTCTGAGTTCTGGCAGAAATACAGTATTGGTCAGCTGAAATCCCTCTCGCCGCGAGAGCTGGAATACTGCGGCCGACTCGTCGAACCTGTGATTCATGAAGCGGGCAAAAGCCATTATCGCCCCATCAGCTGGGAAGATGCATTTGCCAGAATTGCTGAACGCCTGAAATCGGTTCAACCGGATGAAACCTTCTGGTATTTCAGTGGCCGCAGTTCGAACGAGGCCGGTTTTTTGCTCCAGCTCTTTGCCCGCATTTACGGCACAAACAACATCAACAATTGCAGCTTTTATTGTCACCAGGCCAGTGGTGTGGGCCTGACCAGCGTGCTCGGTACAGGAACAGCCACACTGACGCTGGAAGATGTCGAACATGCCGACTGTATCTTTCTCATCGGTGGTAACCCGGCCAGCAATCATCCGCGGTTGATGTCCACGCTCAAGCACATTCGTCGCCGTGGTGGTGAGGTGATTGTCATTAACCCGGTCATTGAAACCGGACTGGTCAACTTCAGTGTCCCCAGTGATCCCTGGAGCCTGCTCTTTGGTACCAAAATCGCCTCGCTGTATGTTCAGCCACAAATTGGCGGAGACCTGGCTCTACTTACAGGGATTGCCAAAAGAATTCTGGAACTGGGCCAGCACGATCCTGCATTTCTCACCACGGCCTGCGATGGCTGGAGCGAATGGAAGCAACATCTGGAATCGACTCACTGGAGCGAAATCTGCGAAAAATCGGGAGTTGGCATCGATGAAATCAATGCCATCGCCAGACGATACGCCAAATCCAAAAACACCGTCTTCGCCTGGACCATGGGCATCACTCACCATGCACACGGGGTGGAAAACGTTGAGGCCATTGCCAATCTGGCCCTCATGCGCGGCATGGTGGGCAGACCCCACGCCGGCCTGATGCCCATCCGCGGACATTCCAATATTCAAGGCATGGGGACGGTTGGTGTCACTCCCAAACTCAAAGATGTGATTTTTGAACGACTCCAATCGACCTTTCAGATTTCTCTCCCACAAACTCCCGGGCGGGACACAATGGCCTGTATGGATGGCTCGCTGAATAGAGAACTCAAGTTCGGCTTCTGCCTGGGGGGCAATCTCTTTGGGTCAAATCCCGATGCCGCTTACGCCGCGAAAGCGCTCTCGAAACTCGATCAGATCGTTTATCTGAGCACCACACTCAATACCGGACATGCCCATGGTCTGGCTCAGGAAACCATCCTCCTCCCGGTGCTGGCACGCGATGAAGAACCTGAACCCACGACTCAGGAATCGATGTTCAATTACATGCGACTGAGCGATGGGGGATTGCCTCGGCATACCGGCCCACTATCGGAAATTCACGTGATTGCCGAGATCGCCCAAAGAGTTCTCCAGAGGTCGGGCCCGATCGACTGGCAGGAAATGAAAAGCGCCCAGAAGATCCGCGAATCTCTGGCGAAAGTCGTGCCAGGCCTTGAAGCCCTCGCCACGATTGGCGAGACAAAACAGGAGTTTCAGATTCCTGGCCGCACCTTTCACACGCCTACGTTTCCGACGCCCAGCGGCCGTGCACAGATCAAAAGCCACGAGCTTCCTTCTCTGATGGGGGCACCCGGTGAATTCCGATTGATGACAATCCGCAGTGAAGGCCAATTCAATACCGTGGTTTACGAAGATTACGACCTGTATCGCAACATCGACCGGCGTGATGTGATTCTCATGCACCCTGAAGATCTTCAGTTGGCTGGCCTGTTCGACGACCAGCGAGTAGTCGTGAAAAGTGCTGCTGGTGAGATGGTGGGTATTCGCACGAGGGCCTTCAAAAATATTCGCCCCGGGAATGTCATGATGTACTACCCGGAGGCCAATATCCTTGTCCCACGCAGTCTCGATCCACGCAGCAAAACGCCAGCCTTTAAGGCCATCCCTGTGACAGTTAAGGCCTTGTGA
- the dapA gene encoding 4-hydroxy-tetrahydrodipicolinate synthase, giving the protein MPRKGEQFAGLTVAIVTPFRNDRLDEVALKKVIDFQIEAGTNCICPVGTTGESPTLTHEEHERVIALTCEHAAGRIRVMAGTGSNSTQEAIQLTKFAKSVGADGAMMVAPYYNKPTGEGFFRHFEAVATAVDIPIILYNIPGRTAKNMEPETIARMAEIPSIVAIKEATGSMDQASRLLAETNLTVLSGDDSLTLPLLSIGGSGIVSVVGNIVPQDMLKLVAAWKAGKIAEAQAMHFKLFTLCRDLLGLATNPIPIKAAMKLLGRDTGELRLPMTPLGPAEEAKLVQTLKTYGLLS; this is encoded by the coding sequence ATGCCTCGCAAAGGCGAACAGTTTGCTGGTTTGACCGTCGCGATCGTGACTCCGTTTCGAAATGATCGTCTGGATGAGGTGGCTCTGAAGAAGGTTATTGATTTTCAGATCGAAGCAGGCACCAACTGCATTTGCCCGGTAGGTACGACTGGCGAAAGCCCCACTTTGACGCATGAAGAGCACGAGCGTGTGATCGCTCTCACCTGCGAACACGCGGCTGGACGCATTCGCGTCATGGCGGGTACTGGTTCAAACAGCACACAGGAAGCGATCCAGCTCACAAAGTTCGCCAAGTCGGTCGGTGCCGACGGAGCGATGATGGTCGCCCCTTATTACAACAAGCCGACCGGTGAAGGCTTTTTCCGTCATTTCGAAGCCGTCGCCACAGCCGTCGATATTCCCATCATTCTGTACAATATTCCCGGCCGAACCGCTAAGAATATGGAGCCAGAGACGATTGCCCGCATGGCCGAGATCCCTTCGATTGTGGCTATCAAAGAAGCGACAGGGTCGATGGATCAGGCTTCGCGACTCCTCGCGGAAACAAATCTGACGGTGCTTTCAGGAGATGACAGCCTGACTTTGCCTCTCCTCTCGATAGGGGGCAGCGGCATTGTGTCGGTCGTCGGGAACATCGTTCCTCAGGACATGCTCAAACTGGTGGCTGCCTGGAAGGCTGGCAAGATTGCTGAAGCCCAGGCGATGCACTTCAAGCTCTTTACGTTGTGCCGCGATCTGCTGGGGCTGGCGACCAATCCCATTCCCATTAAGGCTGCCATGAAGTTGCTGGGGCGCGATACGGGTGAACTCCGGCTGCCGATGACACCCCTCGGCCCAGCCGAAGAAGCCAAACTCGTCCAGACTCTCAAGACCTACGGCTTGCTGTCGTAG
- a CDS encoding NAD(P)-dependent oxidoreductase has product MRFTVLEFAPGKTRIGWIGTGVMGRSMVGHLMNAGYTATIYTRSPEKAADLISRGAQWAATPAEVAANSDVVFSIVGFPSDVREVTLGTKGALAGAAANTVLVDMTTSEPSLAVEIYQAAKAKHVHAVDAPVSGGDIGAKNAALSIMVGGDAEVVNALQPLFSVMGKTIVHQGGPGAGQHTKMVNQILISTGMIGVCEALLYGYRAGLDLNTVMQSVGPGAAGSWSLSNLGPRMIANNFDPGFFVEHFIKDMGIALAESRRMGLSLPGLALAEQLYLSVKAKGFGRNGTHALMLALAEMSNIDWRNRTSNS; this is encoded by the coding sequence ATGAGGTTTACAGTGCTTGAGTTTGCTCCCGGAAAGACACGTATCGGCTGGATCGGCACTGGGGTCATGGGCCGCAGCATGGTCGGTCACCTGATGAACGCCGGCTATACCGCCACAATTTACACCCGCAGTCCGGAGAAAGCGGCTGATCTGATTTCGCGAGGTGCTCAGTGGGCAGCCACACCTGCGGAAGTCGCCGCCAATTCCGACGTCGTCTTTTCAATTGTCGGTTTTCCGTCGGATGTCCGGGAAGTCACACTCGGGACCAAAGGTGCTCTCGCCGGGGCAGCGGCTAACACCGTCCTCGTCGATATGACGACCAGCGAACCTTCTCTCGCCGTTGAGATCTATCAGGCAGCCAAGGCGAAGCATGTCCATGCTGTCGATGCTCCTGTTTCCGGTGGAGATATCGGTGCGAAGAATGCAGCCCTCTCCATCATGGTGGGAGGAGACGCAGAAGTGGTCAACGCCTTGCAGCCATTGTTTTCCGTCATGGGGAAAACAATTGTGCATCAAGGGGGGCCCGGGGCTGGGCAACATACAAAAATGGTCAATCAGATTCTGATCAGCACAGGCATGATCGGTGTCTGCGAGGCCTTGTTATATGGTTATAGAGCCGGCCTGGATCTTAATACAGTGATGCAATCGGTCGGGCCAGGTGCAGCCGGAAGCTGGTCGCTTTCGAATCTGGGCCCACGCATGATTGCGAATAATTTCGACCCGGGATTTTTCGTAGAACATTTCATCAAAGACATGGGAATTGCACTGGCCGAATCCCGCCGGATGGGTCTTTCCTTACCTGGTCTGGCACTCGCAGAACAATTGTATCTCTCAGTGAAAGCCAAAGGTTTTGGCCGCAATGGGACTCACGCATTGATGCTGGCACTTGCAGAAATGTCCAATATCGATTGGCGCAACCGTACCAGCAATTCGTAA
- a CDS encoding GlsB/YeaQ/YmgE family stress response membrane protein produces MGMLSPELMLAIEQAAHEMLMWVGFGTLVGLCGKAIMPGKDPGGAVGTVCIGISGSVIGCGSLLLWDSSLRISPISVSGFIAATAGAFALLLFYRILSNSYFIVEAVDGGDLNSGERVTYRRRRRTAA; encoded by the coding sequence ATGGGAATGCTCAGTCCCGAACTTATGCTCGCCATTGAACAGGCGGCCCACGAAATGTTGATGTGGGTAGGCTTTGGCACGCTGGTTGGGCTGTGTGGCAAAGCCATCATGCCCGGGAAAGATCCCGGCGGTGCTGTGGGGACTGTTTGTATCGGGATTTCCGGGAGTGTGATTGGTTGCGGATCTTTACTGTTGTGGGATTCGTCACTGCGAATCTCGCCTATCAGTGTTAGTGGATTTATAGCCGCTACTGCTGGAGCTTTTGCCCTCCTCTTGTTTTACCGGATTCTGTCGAACTCGTACTTCATTGTGGAAGCGGTCGATGGCGGAGATCTCAACAGTGGTGAGCGGGTGACTTACCGTCGCCGTCGCCGAACAGCCGCTTAG
- a CDS encoding ATPase, T2SS/T4P/T4SS family has product MIFGMFGKKPADQGGGEDHDEDEEIELVSFQGALNGKSADLQANAKLAQIGLIPAKEFVTDALSRRAEMVRIDIKGERAQSTLSVDGVVYAGSRMPRPQAVAITQIMKLLAGLDPKNKATTQQGGLKSDYEGHPWEISVETTPQAEGVERLTLRFRDLKAKLNTLDELGFPGIVRQKIREKTPNRKGLVIIAGPPGSGVTTTTFAAIRGIDMYMYSCMSVANLGSREIINCTKFESQEGDSIVQTIARVQRAEADVLFVDPIKDAEYAKTLVDNCDTLTLMAEMPAKDAASAVAQLCAWVGDPAKVADAVQLVISSKLIRQLCEECKEAFRPNPKLLAKVGLPPETKVLYKKGEAPVDEKTGQEGEPCGKCGGIGYYGRVAMLEMLEGTEEMKEVIKQSPTADAIKAQMRKEGMQTLQKDGLRLVVEGKTSLEELQRTFSSGNPQ; this is encoded by the coding sequence ATGATTTTCGGCATGTTCGGCAAAAAACCCGCAGACCAGGGTGGGGGTGAAGATCATGACGAAGACGAAGAAATTGAACTGGTCTCATTTCAGGGGGCCCTTAATGGAAAATCAGCCGATCTGCAGGCCAACGCCAAGCTGGCCCAGATTGGTTTGATTCCTGCCAAAGAATTCGTGACCGATGCGCTTTCGCGTCGAGCGGAAATGGTGCGGATTGACATCAAAGGTGAGCGGGCCCAATCGACACTTTCGGTGGATGGAGTCGTTTATGCCGGCTCCCGTATGCCCAGGCCACAGGCAGTAGCCATAACTCAGATTATGAAACTGCTGGCTGGGCTAGATCCCAAAAACAAAGCCACGACTCAGCAAGGTGGTCTCAAGAGCGACTACGAAGGCCATCCGTGGGAAATTTCTGTGGAAACTACTCCACAGGCGGAAGGTGTCGAGAGGCTGACTCTTCGATTTCGCGACTTGAAAGCCAAGCTCAATACGCTCGACGAACTGGGCTTTCCAGGCATTGTCCGTCAGAAGATTCGCGAAAAAACACCCAATCGAAAAGGTCTCGTGATTATTGCCGGCCCTCCCGGGAGTGGTGTCACAACCACAACCTTTGCCGCCATTCGCGGCATCGACATGTACATGTACTCATGCATGTCCGTTGCCAATCTGGGCTCACGCGAAATCATCAATTGCACGAAGTTCGAAAGCCAGGAAGGGGATTCGATCGTGCAAACGATCGCTCGTGTCCAGCGGGCCGAGGCTGATGTTCTCTTCGTCGATCCGATTAAAGATGCCGAATACGCGAAGACCTTGGTGGATAACTGCGATACTTTGACTCTGATGGCAGAAATGCCTGCCAAAGATGCTGCTTCTGCCGTGGCACAGCTTTGCGCCTGGGTCGGTGATCCCGCCAAAGTGGCCGATGCTGTTCAACTTGTTATCAGCTCAAAACTCATCCGGCAATTGTGCGAAGAATGCAAAGAAGCTTTCCGCCCTAACCCTAAGCTTCTGGCAAAAGTCGGCCTCCCTCCCGAAACCAAAGTGCTTTACAAAAAGGGGGAAGCTCCTGTCGATGAAAAGACTGGGCAGGAAGGCGAGCCTTGCGGCAAATGTGGCGGTATTGGCTATTACGGCCGAGTCGCCATGCTCGAAATGCTCGAAGGGACTGAGGAGATGAAGGAGGTCATCAAGCAGTCCCCCACTGCCGACGCCATTAAAGCTCAGATGCGGAAGGAGGGAATGCAGACCCTCCAGAAAGATGGTCTGCGTCTGGTGGTTGAAGGCAAAACCTCCCTGGAAGAACTCCAGCGAACTTTCAGCAGTGGCAACCCACAGTAA
- a CDS encoding RuBisCO large subunit C-terminal-like domain-containing protein, producing MTSFSSHFSANGQPGPQWLSGQANDSLPSCRQGVFRVLYQLNCPKNSAEAVARDIALEQTVEVPESLITDEVIWQNFAGQVVSVRSVSEHVQVASIEYHAHLASGHLAQLMNLLFGNVSLKPGVRLLDVEFPESFLSGLAGPKLGIEGLRSACGVWERPLLATAIKPKGSSVAQLAQIAGEFAAGGGDLVKDDHNLAESTFDAFRTRVEACQQAVLSKTPPGQKCLYFPNLSGTLRDLERQAAFCVESGIRGVLVAPMIAGLETIRHLSESFPLAILAHPTMSGSFLQEGQGLSHAFWLSTMMRLCGCDGTVFPNTGGRFSFSQADCLSIADAARKPLGRLKSCFPAPAGGMSYASLPGMARDYGPDTIFLVGGGLLGYSENLADSTAAFRSRIEELFLTNQASQNSNPDPRGQYVSSCELPAAYPPGAQNSGIAEYAQGNEKSGISSLDSANSIVTQLLKFLPGYRWEKREVSVYKPNAGLPFAHVDRQELIGKFGESTAFDVRYFELAPGGYSSREKHFHTHVVIPVRGQGQLECQGQIFPLQHLDIAYVPPLAVHQLSNPTDEPFGFLCIVDHDRDAPMAP from the coding sequence ATGACCTCTTTTTCGTCGCATTTCTCAGCCAACGGTCAACCCGGGCCCCAGTGGCTGTCTGGCCAGGCCAACGACTCATTGCCAAGCTGCAGGCAGGGCGTGTTTCGAGTTCTCTATCAACTGAATTGTCCCAAGAACTCTGCAGAAGCTGTTGCCAGAGATATTGCACTCGAACAGACGGTCGAGGTGCCAGAGTCATTGATCACGGATGAAGTGATCTGGCAGAACTTCGCTGGCCAGGTGGTCTCTGTTCGATCAGTCTCTGAGCATGTTCAGGTGGCTTCGATTGAATACCACGCTCATCTGGCGAGTGGACACTTGGCGCAGTTGATGAACCTGCTGTTTGGAAATGTCAGTCTGAAACCCGGGGTTCGATTATTAGATGTCGAGTTTCCGGAATCTTTTCTCAGTGGATTGGCTGGGCCTAAACTTGGGATTGAAGGTCTCCGGTCAGCCTGCGGCGTTTGGGAGCGTCCTCTGCTGGCGACCGCCATCAAGCCTAAGGGGTCGTCGGTCGCGCAACTGGCACAGATCGCGGGAGAGTTTGCGGCTGGGGGCGGTGATCTCGTCAAGGATGATCACAATCTTGCAGAGAGCACGTTCGACGCCTTCCGAACTCGTGTCGAAGCCTGCCAGCAAGCCGTGCTTTCAAAGACTCCTCCAGGACAAAAATGCCTTTATTTTCCCAATCTTTCCGGGACGCTGCGTGATCTGGAACGGCAGGCAGCATTTTGTGTGGAATCCGGCATTCGGGGTGTCCTCGTGGCACCTATGATTGCCGGTCTCGAAACCATCCGCCATCTGTCGGAATCTTTTCCCTTGGCGATACTTGCCCATCCGACAATGTCCGGTTCATTCCTGCAGGAAGGGCAGGGCCTATCGCATGCATTCTGGCTTTCGACCATGATGCGTCTGTGCGGTTGTGATGGAACTGTGTTCCCCAATACGGGAGGAAGGTTTTCCTTCTCACAGGCAGATTGTCTGTCGATCGCAGACGCGGCACGAAAACCTCTCGGACGATTGAAGAGTTGTTTCCCGGCACCGGCGGGAGGCATGTCGTATGCATCGCTTCCAGGAATGGCTCGCGACTACGGCCCGGACACGATCTTTCTGGTCGGAGGCGGACTACTCGGTTACTCAGAAAATCTCGCAGACAGCACGGCGGCATTTCGCTCCAGAATCGAAGAACTGTTCCTCACGAATCAAGCGTCTCAGAATTCCAATCCGGATCCTCGTGGCCAGTATGTTTCTTCGTGTGAACTGCCAGCAGCGTATCCACCAGGAGCTCAAAATTCTGGCATCGCCGAGTATGCTCAGGGAAATGAAAAGTCAGGAATCTCGTCTTTAGATTCTGCCAATTCGATCGTGACTCAACTGCTCAAGTTTTTGCCTGGTTATCGATGGGAAAAACGCGAAGTTTCGGTTTACAAACCTAATGCTGGCTTGCCATTTGCGCATGTGGATCGACAGGAACTGATTGGGAAGTTTGGAGAGTCAACGGCATTTGATGTGCGATACTTCGAACTGGCGCCCGGTGGCTATTCGAGTCGTGAAAAGCATTTCCATACGCATGTCGTAATTCCCGTTCGCGGCCAGGGTCAATTGGAGTGCCAGGGACAGATTTTTCCTTTGCAGCACCTGGATATTGCTTACGTTCCGCCACTGGCTGTGCATCAATTGTCCAATCCAACCGATGAACCATTTGGTTTTCTGTGCATTGTTGATCATGATCGTGATGCGCCGATGGCCCCTTAA
- the arfB gene encoding alternative ribosome rescue aminoacyl-tRNA hydrolase ArfB, with amino-acid sequence MDHPLSREQEAGDVLRVTNRLLIPRSEFRWTYSRSSGPGGQNVNKVNSKATMHWPAMISKSLPVELRVRLRHEFGNRLNNEGELVIASDEHRDQKQNILACEQRLVQILRTISIPPKVRRPTKPSKASNARRLQEKKHRANIRNSRRIDPT; translated from the coding sequence ATGGATCACCCATTATCGAGGGAGCAGGAGGCAGGCGATGTGTTACGCGTGACCAATCGCTTGCTCATTCCACGTTCTGAGTTCCGCTGGACTTATAGCCGCAGTTCGGGCCCGGGCGGGCAGAATGTCAATAAGGTGAATTCCAAAGCAACGATGCACTGGCCGGCGATGATATCCAAGTCGCTCCCTGTGGAGCTTCGAGTGAGGCTGCGTCACGAGTTTGGGAATCGCTTGAATAATGAAGGCGAACTTGTCATTGCCAGCGATGAGCACCGAGATCAGAAGCAGAACATCCTGGCGTGTGAGCAGCGGTTAGTGCAGATTCTCAGAACAATCTCGATTCCACCGAAGGTTCGCCGCCCAACAAAGCCTTCGAAGGCCTCCAATGCCCGCCGATTGCAGGAAAAAAAGCACCGCGCCAACATCCGCAACAGCCGGCGGATCGATCCGACTTAG
- a CDS encoding signal peptidase II, translating into MPKILTSRWAAAFILCVAILVADQWTKLWAVEVLKGEEAWVFLGGIFRMQFAYNPGGFLGLGGNLSSEMRTALFIGLNGVGLLALAILPCVKRLSLLNFFACWLIFAGGIGNQIDRIRLENGHVIDFLNIGWGSLRSGIFNIADMAITAGALILLVAAIMAPAPRKSPATSEEPQAIIPDHTEPTPAN; encoded by the coding sequence ATGCCGAAAATTCTGACTTCACGCTGGGCAGCGGCTTTTATACTCTGTGTTGCAATTCTCGTTGCCGATCAATGGACAAAACTCTGGGCAGTCGAAGTCCTCAAAGGTGAAGAGGCCTGGGTCTTTCTCGGTGGCATTTTCCGCATGCAATTCGCCTACAACCCGGGTGGATTTCTTGGCCTGGGCGGAAATCTCTCCAGTGAAATGAGGACGGCTCTATTCATCGGCCTGAATGGCGTGGGTCTGTTGGCACTGGCGATCCTGCCCTGCGTTAAGCGATTGTCGCTTTTGAACTTCTTTGCCTGCTGGTTGATTTTTGCCGGTGGTATTGGAAATCAGATCGACCGGATTCGCCTGGAGAATGGCCACGTAATCGATTTTTTGAATATCGGCTGGGGTTCCCTGCGGAGCGGAATCTTTAACATTGCCGATATGGCCATCACCGCCGGTGCGCTCATCCTGCTGGTGGCAGCCATTATGGCACCAGCACCTCGCAAATCACCGGCAACGAGCGAAGAGCCTCAGGCGATCATCCCCGATCACACTGAGCCAACCCCCGCAAACTAA